A stretch of Nitrospirae bacterium CG2_30_53_67 DNA encodes these proteins:
- a CDS encoding antitoxin, giving the protein MKTAKLFQNGRSQAVRLPKEFRFEDDHVFVKKSGNAVVLIPAKNSWDSLFKSLGKFSDEFMAERKQPGTQVREEF; this is encoded by the coding sequence ATGAAAACCGCAAAACTCTTTCAAAACGGCCGGAGTCAGGCCGTCCGTCTGCCCAAGGAGTTCAGATTTGAAGACGACCACGTGTTCGTCAAAAAGTCCGGAAACGCCGTTGTGTTGATCCCGGCAAAGAACTCATGGGATTCTCTATTCAAAAGCCTCGGCAAGTTTTCCGATGAATTCATGGCTGAACGCAAACAGCCGGGCACACAGGTTCGGGAGGAGTTCTGA
- a CDS encoding VapC toxin family PIN domain ribonuclease, with protein MKFMLDTNTCIYLIKQKPPKVLKHFKSHSIGDIGISVITLAELQYGAAKSQHVEKNRAALEEFLLPLEVADFDEKAAQAYGTVRAALEKAGTPIGSLDTQIGAHALSLGITLVTNNTREFRRIKSLKVVDWTV; from the coding sequence ATGAAGTTCATGCTCGATACAAATACGTGCATTTACCTCATCAAACAGAAACCCCCAAAAGTCCTGAAGCATTTTAAATCGCATTCCATAGGAGACATCGGTATCTCCGTCATAACACTCGCTGAACTCCAGTATGGTGCGGCAAAAAGTCAGCACGTCGAGAAAAACCGGGCAGCTCTGGAAGAATTTCTTCTTCCTCTTGAAGTTGCGGATTTTGATGAGAAAGCAGCGCAAGCATACGGCACGGTCAGAGCAGCGCTCGAAAAAGCCGGAACTCCGATTGGATCACTGGATACGCAGATCGGAGCGCACGCCCTGAGCCTCGGCATAACGCTCGTCACGAACAACACCAGGGAGTTCAGACGGATTAAAAGTTTGAAGGTCGTGGATTGGACCGTGTGA